The Ornithodoros turicata isolate Travis chromosome 7, ASM3712646v1, whole genome shotgun sequence genome includes a region encoding these proteins:
- the LOC135401157 gene encoding uncharacterized protein LOC135401157, translating to MSDSSGDYDPIRDALIDHVKAFNGPGISYCYPRSPVYIHLPKPLKEVGSIFFQAIMPKNIRLGMWEFTKKGDMKNIWGNMTLNGYGGWFRVTSSNVKAGNTDQYEWHNSDVGRVCKVFEHGGEHFVELHLDKETGDLVTKVDGLVYNIHDMEDGADADEFTMYGDFYLPEVAIPFDDFKLPYAVDLNGGVCFADVYEITFVPDEKARDMTITFGDVKFTIDFRDHREAMGKYSREKVTINSHCNCAFISLNNKIVHEVMRRLTATQMVIEGDIKLHHVTVRKK from the exons ATGTCCGACAGCTCCGGTGACTACGATCCCATACGCGATGCCCTCATTGACCATGTCAAGGCATTCAACGGGCCAGGCATTTCGTACTGCTATCCG AGGTCGCCCGTGTATATACACCTCCCCAAGCCCTTGAAAGAGGTCGGTTCCATCTTCTTCCAGGCCATCATGCCAAAGAACATCCGCTT GGGAATGTGGGAGTTCACGAAGAAAGGCGACATGAAGAACATATGGGGCAACATGACACTGAACGGCTACGGAGGGTGGTTCAGGGTGACCAGCAGTAACGTCAAGGCCGGTAATACAGACCAGTATGAGTGGCATAACAGCGACGTTGGCCGGGTTTGCAAGGTGTTCGAACATGGAGGAGAACACTTTGTTGAGCTGCATCTGGACAAAGAGACCGGCGACCTTGTG ACAAAGGTGGACGGATTGGTGTACAACATCCACGACATGGAGGACGGTGCGGACGCCGACGAGTTCACCATGTACGGGGACTTCTATCTGCCGGAAGTTGCCATCCCATTCGACGACTTC AAACTCCCGTACGCGGTCGATCTCAATGGCGGTGTCTGCTTTGCGGACGTGTACGAGATTACGTTCGTACCAGACGAGAAGGCCCGAGA CATGACCATAACCTTCGGCGACGTGAAGTTCACCATCGACTTCCGAGACCACCGTGAGGCTATGGGCAAATACAGTAGGGAGAAGGTCACCATCAATTCGCATTGCAACTGCGCCTTCATCTCCCTCAACAACAAGATAGTCCACGAGGTGATGCGACGCTTGACGGCGACGCAGATGGTGATCGAGGGCGACATCAAACTCCATCACGTCACCGTC CGCAAGAAGTAA